TTGGTGTGAGCTGGAGCGAAGGCGAGCAGCGTCACATGCCCTCCCCATGCATCCACCTCCAACAGTCCCGTGACAGCTCCCAAAATCCCACAACTGGTGCCCAACCACGGCCAACCCAAAAACATCTTGAGAAGATGCACGGCAGCACCGTGCCACCCATGAACACATCTTGGGGCTCACCAACAGCCCCCTGTCCTTCAGATCTCTCCTTAAAACAACCCAGTGTGGGACACCCCCCTCGCTGCCTgcaaaaaaatcccttttttggTCCTTTCTGGCgcctggagcagcagccagcctgagGGATGTGACTGCCGCTGCCATGTgcagtttgcttttcaaagccCAGCGCTGGCGCAGGCTCATCCTCTTTTACAAGGGAAGGATGGTTACACTTCAAACCCTCCTTTGATCacttctgaagtctttttttttttttctggttaaataaaataaatgagattcCCCGGTGCCgtgcctgctctgcagcagagaacTGCTCCAAAAGCAAGCTGTACAGAGCAGACACACTCTCAGCATTAACTACCTGGCACCGCAGGATAAAAAAAGGCAAGTCTCAATGCCTCTGTTTGCCGTTAGAAAGCTCACCAAGAGTTAGCCCAGCCCTAAATTCCCAACACGGCAGAAATAGAAAAACGCCCTTCATCATGGGAATGCCAGACGAGCACCCTAACGAGAtctcccacagccccagcacctcccgCACTCACCAACCATGTGTTTGCGCACGTGGGCCATGGTGTAGAACTTCTTCTCGCAGATCTCACAGGAGAACTTCTTCTCGGCGTAGCCGTGGACGATCTTGTTGTGCTCATGGAGCGACCAGAGCTTCTTGAAGCCCTTCCCGCACGTCACGCACTGCAACGAGagaggggctgggcagggaggcaggggaaCGTCCCGAGGCATGGCCGCATTTGAGGTTTTGCTTCATTGAAAGACAACATTATCAACAAAACCTAAAGCCAATATAACAACACCAAGTCTGCTGCAGACCTCGTCGGTCAAAAATCTCCAAAACTCAAATTTCTATCCATCGGATGGAGAAGGGGGCGATGCCTTTCCGAGGGAGACAATGGGTGGAGAAGACTCCCATACCCATTGCCTCCTGCACCAGGGGCTCATTCCTAGTTGGGCCTTTCATGCTTGCACACAATGAAGACCTTatatccaaaaaaaacccactatCTCAGCATTAGGAGGCTGCAAGGGATATGGGAGAAAAGAGAGACCCAAGACAGGGCAGAATGACTTCAGTCCTTGGCAGGTATTCTGGATACTTTAGCACTAACTGAGTTTTCTGAAAATCCCCCAAATTCAATTAATATCCATAAACTGTGAAAATATCTATTAATCCCCACAATTCTGTTAACACCCATTAATTCAGATAACAGTCATTAATGGACCAAAGCAGACCCCAAAACCCGTCCACTTACACAACACAATGTCACGCCGTGACGTTTTTAAGCACGTGCAAAGTCTCCCCCTTAAAGTTATGGTAGAGATTCCTTCCAGCTCCACCAAGTTTGATGTTTCTCAGAAAACTGCCAGAAAAAGCTGTAACCTTGGCTGCCACGACTTGTTTTTTCACCTCTGGCACGGGCTGCAGTTGTCTTTTCACCACATGCCCATGGCTACCACACGAGCTCAGCTCACATCCCCGTACGAGGGAGGGCTGGGAATTGCCTAAATCAGGGCAAAACTGTTTACTGAGCCTCAATGGACATGGATACTCATCCTCCTCTTGTCCAACCAGGACCAGAGTCTCTTCAGCTCGCCGGTGtgttgagaaaaataattaattgatGCCTAGGAGCCATCTGGCAACAGCACGGCCAAGCAAACCCCTGGGGGTTCACGGCGGGGCCTGAAGAAGCGCAGACAACGCGGCCTcgacctcctcctcccaccccgAGGAGCTCATTGATGGGCTTCATCCAAATTTTGCACTCTATGAGGCTGCAGAACCGTGGAAAATACACTGTTATGTCATGTAGTCACAGTGTCTCTATTTATATTTAGGTGCCTGGGAGGCACGACGAGGGTCACAGAGGCATTCCCAGCGCTCGCCTTCCTCATCTTGGCAGGCCTGAACTTCAGCACGAGCAGTCCTCTGAGCTTTGCCGTTTCTAAGTAAATATTTCTACAGATCGGAACAGTTTTATCTCTGCTCTAAGAGATGTTTCAGGACAACTTCCACATTCCTCcacttaaaaaggaaaaggctgcagggaaatattaaaattaaagagagagagaaagcggGAGATGAAGGAAAGCCCCCGGCTGCCACCGAGCTGCCTTgagggcagagccctgcaccCTCAGGCAAAAGACAAGGCAAATAAGATCAATTCTGGCAAGTTAAGAGGAAAACCACACTGGAGACAGCCAAAAGAGATTCTGAGATCCAATGTGACAAAGCGAAGGCTGAATCCTTTTTCAGGTGGCCGGAAAGCTGCTACGGAGCCTGCAGGGCCATGGCTGGTGATGGGCAACGTTCACAGGGAGCAAAGTTCATGGGTGAGATTTGGGGACTAGTCAGCAAAAGAGAGCACCTGACACGGATGGGATAAGAGGAAAAGTCCCTCCACAGATGTggttaaaaacaagaaataaaacctgtCCGGTATAGGTAtagagttgaaaaaaaaatctcatttccaTCCAGAAACAATTCCACAGTGTATTAATAAAGTTATTCAATATTATCGGAGTAAATTGAGTGAATTTGTcttgtatttataaaattaaaaatacttcactAAGTAAAAGGTAATGAGCCAAGCTTTCCACTGAGGGCAGTCACCACGGGGGCAGCCGCAGTTCCCCCTATTCTGAAATGACCTGGAAAAGGGAtaaaaaggggagaggaaaaaaaagcaatgaggTGGAGGATGATAGCCCCATGTCATccagcaggaaagcagaagagcatGAAGCAACGCTCTGGGAAAACCCACTTTGAATTGCCTTACGACAGGCTCTGAACCAGCCACAAGCCCGCAGGCAGGGGGTGTTGGAGATGCTCTCACTGGTCCCGGGCCAGTGAACACAAACGCATCCAAAAAAAGCATCCTCAGCCCCATGAATTTCTCAGAAAGACACCCCAAATGGCTCCATCACCCATTTTATTTGGGATATAAGCCTTAAAGGACTTCAGCAGCATCTGGGCCATGTTCCCTTCCCCCAGTAGGGCTGCAGGACCATTTAAAATCCCACTATTTGATGGGAAGGATGATGTGCAAAGCCCTACAGAAGACatgatttatattatttgtaGCAGTGGCGTTGTGCAAAACTGCTCCTTAGGGATCAGAAGAGGAGTTGGAGGGCTCTGCAGGAATGTGTAATTTTGCTGCTCAACTGGGACACCTATCTACCCTCCCCAAATTGCACTGATTTAATGGAGGTGATTTGCACACGCAGACGAAGATCCCGTTAGCTCTAGGTGAAGGACACGCCATGCCTGAGCCACGCGCAGATGTCAAGTGGGTTCAGAAATTTCCTAATACGCGAGCTAACGAGCACAAAAGGCAGATTACAATTACTTCAACTCATGTCAGCAGTTCTTTGAATTAAGCTAAATTGCTTTAAGCCTGGGTGGAACCGGCTGGAGTGCGTCTCCATTAGGGGCTCGCAATGTTTTATGCGGATTAACTGAATAAACCCAAAGAAAAATTACTCCCCTGAAGTTACACCCCATTTCCACCCAGCTGGCCAGGGGAAACCACAGTCCTCCAGCACTAATCCACCAGTCCCATGCCACTGTGGGAACCCCCAAGCCTAAATACGAGTCATGGGAGAAGCAAGGGTCCCTCCTGTCCGCTATGTGCCATCAGCAAGGTCAAAAGTATTGGAGgtcaagtatttaaaaaaaaaaaagtatttaaaaggtCAAAAGAGCAGGAGCCCATCCCAGGGTGTAGGTGGGTGGGATGTTCTCCATGCTAGGTGGGCTGTCCCATCGTGGTGGGATGTACTTTCCCTAGCGGGATGTCCCCTCCGTGGTGGGATGTCCATCCCTGTGGTGGGATGACACCCCATGGTGGGATGTCCCCTCTTGTGGTGGGAtgtccatccctgcagtgggaTGTCCCACAGTGGTGGGATGTCCTTCCCCTAGCGGGATGTCCCCCCATGGTGGGATATCCATCCCCGTGGTGGGATGCCCATCGTAGTGGGATGCCCTTCCCCTAGCGGGATGTCCCCCCCATGGTGGgatgtgtcccccccccccccccccccccagtgggATGGCGCCAGGTTGGCTCACCTGGATGTTCTTCTCGCAGTCGGTCTggtggtgcagcagcagctcgctCTCGAGGAGGAAGCGTTTGCCGCACTTGTCGCAGATCTGCATGCGGCTGTGCGTGACGTTCATGTGCTTCTCCAGGTACCAGCGGTTGTTGAAGACTCGGGGGCACTTCTTGCACGGGtagtgctgcttctcctccagtTTCACCTTTTGGCCCAGCCCGTcctgctccttcttcctcttcctccctcgctgcccttcctcttcctcctcctcctcctcttctgccttgGCCATCTCCTGCGACCTGGTGGCCATGGTGGATTTGGTGGCCTTGGATGCTCGGCTACCCCTGCGGGGCTGCCcgctcttttctcttttcacctCCGACGCATCTTCATCGTCATCTTCGTCCTCCTCTTCTTCTGTCGTCTCCTCCAGGTCTTCCTCCTCACTgtgctcctcctcttcctcctcccccacctccgcgtcctcctcctcttcctcctcctcctccccttcctcgTTCTCCTCCTCCCCGTCCTCCTCCGTGTCGCGCCCGTCGCCATCGGGCCGCCCCATCACGGCCGCCTCGCTGGCGGCCgccttcccctccatccccttGGAGACGTTGAGGGTCTGGTTGTTGAGGTTCACCTCCACGATGATCTGCTCCCGGTTGTAGGAGCCCTGGCTGTCCAGGTCCTCCTCAGATTCCTCACCCTCCATCTTACAGACAGCGCCGGGGCCGCcatccttctcctccttgtAGTACTGCTTGGCCGGCCCCGCGGGGAGTGTCCCACCACCCGCCCCGTCCTCCACCCGCACCGAGTAGGGGTCGTTGCCTTCCCGGGCGTagattttggggtggggggcgtCCACCTCCTGCTTGATCTCGCAGTAGTAGGGCGGGGGGCCGGCGCAGCCCTCGGCGGGCAGGGCCATGTCGGCGGCCAGGCTGAGCGAGCGCGTGTCGAGGAGGTCCTGGCAGGAGGAGGCGATGTTGTTCATCTGCAGCACGGCGGCCGCGTTCAGCACGTCCTGCACATTGCAGGAGTTGACGAGGAGTTTGGAGGTGTAGATGAAGTTGAGGATCTGCTGGAGGCCCTGGGAGGTGAGGGCCTCCAGCGAGAGCTCCACGCGCTGCAGCTGCTTGTTTTGGGTGAAGAGGGAGTGGAAGAACTGGCTGTAGGCCGCCAGGACCCCCTTGTGCGCCGGGAAGATGCTCTTGTGCTGCACCAGCACGATGTCCACGTCGCACAGGTCCGGCTGAAAGAGGCGCTGCTCGTTCAGTCTGTCCATCAAACACGTGAAGTGGAGGGCTACATCCTCCACCAGGGAGTACTCGGCCGAAGGGTAGTCAGTCGTCTTTTCGACTATCAgctgtggggaggaaggaaataaaagtgtTCACGAAGGCtctttcctcaggaaaaaaaactgcccAGCCATGCCACCCATCCCTGTCCACGTGTCCCATGTCAGAGGCCAGCTGAGAAGCTCCACCACCAGGCTAAACTTGCCTTCACCAACCAAGAAGCTCCACCACCAGGCCCAGCTTGAAGACGCCAACCAAAAAACTTGGGAGTTACCACACAGGAAGCCCCACCACCGGGCCCAACCACGCCGTTCCACCACCCATCTGAGTCCATCAGACTCAACCAAGGAGGAGAAAACTCACCGCAAGGGCAGGCTGAAGCTACACAAGCCCTTGCCAACAGCCCTTCAAcgtgggcaggaggcagcctgACCACCCCACCACCACGTGGGGGTGGCCAAAGCACGACTCAGCCCTCCATGCCCATGGACAGAAGATGCAGCACAGGAGAGGGGACACTTCCAGATGTCCTCAACCTCCTGAATCAGATGGGGTTCCCCGGAGGGGATGTTCACCAACTTTAGGCGCTGGCTGAGATGTATCCCTCCTAGCTAGGAAGAAATTAGGACTTGAAACCTCTCCACTTCCACAACATTATT
The genomic region above belongs to Cygnus atratus isolate AKBS03 ecotype Queensland, Australia chromosome 2, CAtr_DNAZoo_HiC_assembly, whole genome shotgun sequence and contains:
- the ZBTB47 gene encoding zinc finger and BTB domain-containing protein 47 translates to MLIVEKTTDYPSAEYSLVEDVALHFTCLMDRLNEQRLFQPDLCDVDIVLVQHKSIFPAHKGVLAAYSQFFHSLFTQNKQLQRVELSLEALTSQGLQQILNFIYTSKLLVNSCNVQDVLNAAAVLQMNNIASSCQDLLDTRSLSLAADMALPAEGCAGPPPYYCEIKQEVDAPHPKIYAREGNDPYSVRVEDGAGGGTLPAGPAKQYYKEEKDGGPGAVCKMEGEESEEDLDSQGSYNREQIIVEVNLNNQTLNVSKGMEGKAAASEAAVMGRPDGDGRDTEEDGEEENEEGEEEEEEEEDAEVGEEEEEEHSEEEDLEETTEEEEDEDDDEDASEVKREKSGQPRRGSRASKATKSTMATRSQEMAKAEEEEEEEEEGQRGRKRKKEQDGLGQKVKLEEKQHYPCKKCPRVFNNRWYLEKHMNVTHSRMQICDKCGKRFLLESELLLHHQTDCEKNIQCVTCGKGFKKLWSLHEHNKIVHGYAEKKFSCEICEKKFYTMAHVRKHMVAHTKDMPFTCETCGKSFKRSMSLKVHSLQHSGEKPFKCENCNERFQYKYQLRSHMSIHIGHKQFMCQWCGKDFNMKQYFDEHMKTHTGEKPYICEICGKSFTSRPNMKRHRRTHTGEKPYPCDVCGQRFRFSNMLKAHKEKCFRVSNPLASDTAAPQPAASPAPLPPGPGISPLPLLHPLPQSLPPPPHLPPPPPLFPAGRINSNNN